From the genome of Pukyongia salina, one region includes:
- a CDS encoding tetratricopeptide repeat protein produces the protein MNSSPDEYNNFSLSRFESMLKTNNVLFFDSGEFEEIIQHYLENGKIALAKKAVKLGLEQHPTSTNLKLFQVEMFIFENELDTAEELLDSLEPLEQSNEEIYIQKANILSRRDEHKKAIRLLHKALEITSDEADVLSLIGMEYLFIEDFENAKQNFMRCLEQDEEDYSALYNIIYCFDYLEQHEAAIDYLNDYLNKNPYCEVAWHQVGKQYTNLEEFNKALAAFDFAIISDDSFIGAYLEKGKVLEKLRRYTEAIESYTITLGLDEPTSFALLRIGKCYEKLGNSELALKFYNKCVEEDALLDKGWIAITDFYYKKKNYQKALYYIDKAINIDSENVLYWKRYAKINNRLNLFEEAEHGFRRSIELGNYELETWLARADILLQLGEFEAAINNLHQAAEFYPESAEIEYRLAGVHYLLNEDDKGRYHLKNALKFEPEYALIIEEIFPSIYDRKSVRELIKNQQNPSL, from the coding sequence ATGAACTCTAGCCCTGACGAGTATAACAATTTCTCTCTTTCCCGCTTCGAATCCATGCTGAAGACCAATAACGTACTTTTCTTTGACTCTGGTGAGTTCGAAGAGATCATTCAGCATTATCTTGAAAACGGTAAGATCGCCCTTGCCAAGAAAGCAGTGAAGCTTGGCCTGGAGCAACATCCTACATCTACAAACCTGAAATTATTCCAGGTTGAAATGTTCATTTTTGAGAACGAACTGGACACTGCCGAGGAGTTACTGGACTCTTTAGAGCCTCTGGAACAATCCAATGAGGAGATCTATATTCAGAAAGCAAACATCCTATCCCGAAGGGATGAACATAAGAAAGCTATCCGTCTTTTACATAAAGCACTTGAAATCACCTCCGATGAGGCAGACGTATTGTCACTTATTGGTATGGAATACCTCTTTATAGAAGACTTTGAAAATGCCAAACAAAATTTTATGAGGTGTTTAGAACAGGATGAGGAGGACTATTCGGCCCTATATAACATTATTTATTGTTTCGATTATCTGGAGCAACATGAAGCTGCGATCGATTACCTGAATGACTATCTTAATAAGAATCCTTATTGCGAAGTAGCATGGCACCAGGTGGGCAAGCAGTATACAAATCTTGAAGAATTTAACAAGGCTCTGGCCGCCTTCGATTTCGCCATTATTAGTGACGATAGTTTTATTGGGGCATACCTTGAAAAAGGTAAAGTACTTGAAAAACTGCGCAGGTATACCGAGGCGATCGAAAGTTATACCATTACCCTGGGACTGGACGAACCTACTTCCTTTGCCTTATTGCGAATAGGGAAATGTTACGAAAAACTGGGGAATAGTGAGCTCGCCTTAAAATTCTACAACAAATGTGTGGAAGAAGATGCCTTGTTGGACAAAGGCTGGATCGCGATAACCGATTTTTATTACAAGAAGAAAAATTACCAGAAGGCACTTTACTACATTGATAAAGCGATCAATATAGACAGTGAGAACGTTTTGTATTGGAAACGATATGCGAAGATCAATAACAGACTAAACCTCTTTGAAGAAGCTGAGCATGGCTTTAGAAGAAGTATAGAGCTGGGTAATTACGAACTGGAGACCTGGTTGGCCCGCGCCGATATATTATTACAATTGGGCGAATTTGAAGCTGCCATTAATAACCTGCATCAGGCAGCCGAGTTCTATCCGGAGTCTGCCGAGATCGAATATCGTCTTGCAGGCGTACATTATTTACTGAACGAAGATGATAAAGGACGATATCATCTTAAGAATGCTCTTAAATTCGAACCGGAATATGCCTTGATCATCGAGGAGATCTTTCCATCTATCTACGATCGTAAATCGGTTAGGGAATTAATTAAAAATCAACAGAATCCTTCACTTTAA
- a CDS encoding DUF368 domain-containing protein produces the protein MPTRNFLQYLLVTAKGVAMGAADVVPGVSGGTIAFISGIYEELIETIHKLDLGFFRSWKKSGFKTAWNTYNLPFLLALFSGVIVSILSLAKLITWLLADHPILVWSFFFGLVVASILFVGKQITQWNFKTVLAIILAAALALFITLAKPIGSPESSWFLFVAGFIAIIAMILPGISGAFILLLLGAYSPVIATLAQLSDGIASLNWNMIGNASMKLGIFALGAVIGLKVFSRTLNWMFKHYKNLTLAVLTGFMIGALNKIWPWKEVLQYRTNHKGVEVPFIEESVLPTAYDGDPKLLMAILFLVIGFLTIFILERISVNKKVS, from the coding sequence ATGCCTACACGTAATTTTCTTCAATATCTGTTAGTTACCGCTAAAGGCGTTGCCATGGGCGCTGCAGATGTGGTACCGGGTGTATCCGGAGGTACTATTGCCTTTATCAGTGGGATATACGAAGAGCTGATAGAGACTATTCATAAACTCGACCTGGGGTTCTTCAGATCGTGGAAAAAGAGCGGATTTAAAACCGCCTGGAACACCTATAATCTACCTTTTTTACTGGCATTGTTCTCCGGGGTAATAGTAAGCATACTGTCCCTGGCAAAGTTAATTACCTGGTTGCTGGCAGATCATCCAATATTGGTGTGGTCTTTCTTCTTCGGCCTGGTGGTTGCCAGTATATTATTTGTAGGAAAACAAATAACACAATGGAATTTTAAAACAGTGCTGGCCATAATCCTGGCAGCTGCTCTGGCATTGTTCATTACACTTGCCAAACCAATAGGCTCGCCAGAGAGCTCCTGGTTCTTGTTTGTTGCCGGTTTTATCGCGATCATCGCGATGATCCTTCCCGGGATAAGCGGAGCATTTATACTCCTGCTACTGGGTGCTTATTCGCCTGTGATAGCTACCCTGGCGCAATTAAGTGATGGTATTGCCTCGCTAAACTGGAATATGATTGGGAATGCCTCCATGAAACTGGGGATCTTTGCGTTGGGAGCCGTAATAGGCTTGAAAGTCTTCTCACGTACTCTAAACTGGATGTTCAAACATTATAAAAATCTCACTCTGGCAGTACTCACCGGCTTTATGATAGGTGCTCTCAATAAAATATGGCCCTGGAAGGAGGTGCTGCAATACAGAACCAACCATAAAGGTGTTGAAGTACCCTTCATAGAGGAAAGTGTTCTACCCACTGCTTACGATGGCGATCCAAAACTTCTGATGGCTATACTCTTTTTAGTAATTGGCTTTCTCACCATTTTCATACTCGAACGTATTTCAGTAAATAAAAAAGTTAGCTGA